One stretch of Halobacillus litoralis DNA includes these proteins:
- a CDS encoding PucR family transcriptional regulator has translation MSVVDQLKRLYPSITMNKLGFDNHTEYKWFQTENDEIVGIKKDELDHQSSELLSIFLTPLSSEESTMTEREKQWSSFLYKNEWVQEMVWPVSFRFVLFSIEDVEAEKTIVKEALQSLFPQEMPLLWTSDREGVIIEEISSKEQETMEFEGMADVLSSDFYTDIHFFISEFTSAPEDASKILKWAQHGARIAKEHKPGSIITYKDIIPYLYIDALPEEEWEHIRRSIFKDIEKDKELLQTIRIFMESGSNTSLAAKKLYMHRNSLQYRVEKFIEKTGLDIKQFEGAVITYLALLHMEY, from the coding sequence ATGTCAGTTGTAGACCAACTTAAACGATTATACCCTTCAATCACTATGAATAAACTAGGATTTGACAACCATACGGAATACAAATGGTTCCAAACCGAAAATGATGAAATCGTAGGTATTAAAAAAGATGAACTTGACCACCAATCTTCTGAATTGCTCTCTATCTTTCTCACACCTTTAAGCTCAGAAGAATCCACCATGACAGAAAGGGAAAAGCAATGGTCATCATTCCTTTATAAAAATGAATGGGTACAGGAAATGGTGTGGCCGGTATCCTTTCGCTTTGTCCTTTTTTCCATCGAAGATGTGGAAGCAGAGAAAACTATTGTAAAGGAAGCCCTTCAATCCCTATTTCCTCAAGAAATGCCTCTCTTATGGACATCGGACCGTGAGGGGGTCATCATAGAAGAGATTTCATCCAAAGAGCAGGAAACCATGGAATTCGAAGGCATGGCAGATGTTTTAAGCAGTGATTTTTATACAGATATTCATTTCTTTATTAGTGAATTCACTTCAGCTCCGGAGGATGCCTCAAAAATATTGAAGTGGGCCCAGCACGGAGCGAGAATTGCTAAAGAACATAAACCAGGATCCATTATTACCTATAAGGATATTATCCCCTACTTATATATAGACGCACTTCCAGAAGAGGAATGGGAACATATCCGTCGATCCATCTTTAAGGACATCGAAAAGGACAAGGAATTATTGCAGACCATCCGGATTTTCATGGAATCGGGTTCTAATACATCTTTAGCTGCTAAGAAACTGTATATGCACAGAAACAGCTTGCAATATCGAGTGGAGAAATTCATTGAAAAAACGGGCCTTGATATTAAACAATTTGAGGGCGCGGTCATTACGTATCTTGCATTATTACACATGGAATACTGA
- a CDS encoding ABC transporter ATP-binding protein yields MAEIKLNNIDKVYDKSVKAVDDFNLHIKDKEFIVFVGPSGCGKSTTLRMIAGLEEITNGDFMIDDKRMNDVAPKDRDIAMVFQNYALYPHMNVYDNMAFGLKLRKMDKSEIEKRVNNAAQILGLEALLDRKPKALSGGQRQRVALGRAIVRDAKVFLMDEPLSNLDAKLRVQMRAEIQKLHQRLQTTTIYVTHDQTEAMTMATRLVVMKDGVIQQVGAPKDVYDKPENVFVGGFIGSPAMNFLNGTLADGHIELGEIKIAVPEGKMKPLREQNYIGKEIILGVRPEDMHDEPVFIDANQDKKITADIEVAELMGSESYLYSKLNDQDFIARVDSRSDINGGDQITLAIDMNKVHFFDKDSELRIR; encoded by the coding sequence ATGGCAGAAATTAAACTGAACAATATTGATAAAGTATATGATAAAAGTGTAAAAGCGGTGGATGATTTCAACTTACACATCAAGGATAAAGAGTTTATCGTATTCGTCGGTCCTTCCGGTTGCGGAAAATCTACGACACTTCGTATGATTGCAGGTCTTGAAGAAATTACAAACGGTGACTTCATGATTGATGATAAACGCATGAACGATGTAGCTCCTAAAGACCGTGACATCGCGATGGTTTTCCAAAACTACGCTTTGTACCCCCACATGAACGTATATGATAACATGGCATTCGGTTTAAAACTCCGTAAGATGGATAAAAGTGAAATTGAGAAACGTGTAAATAACGCGGCGCAGATCCTTGGCCTTGAAGCTTTACTTGACCGTAAACCGAAAGCGCTATCTGGTGGTCAAAGACAGCGTGTTGCTCTTGGCCGTGCGATTGTCCGAGATGCGAAAGTATTCTTGATGGACGAGCCTCTTTCCAACCTTGATGCCAAGCTTCGTGTACAGATGCGTGCTGAAATCCAGAAGCTGCACCAACGTCTTCAAACAACAACCATCTACGTCACGCACGACCAGACAGAGGCGATGACGATGGCTACACGACTTGTAGTTATGAAGGACGGGGTTATTCAACAAGTGGGTGCACCAAAAGATGTGTATGACAAACCTGAAAATGTTTTTGTCGGCGGTTTCATCGGTTCACCAGCCATGAACTTCCTAAATGGAACACTTGCTGATGGACACATCGAACTGGGAGAGATCAAAATAGCAGTTCCTGAAGGAAAAATGAAACCTCTTCGTGAACAAAACTATATTGGTAAAGAAATCATTCTGGGTGTAAGACCGGAAGATATGCATGATGAGCCTGTGTTTATTGATGCAAACCAAGACAAGAAAATCACAGCAGACATTGAAGTAGCAGAACTGATGGGATCTGAGTCCTACTTATATTCCAAACTGAATGACCAGGACTTCATTGCTCGTGTAGACTCCCGTTCCGATATTAATGGTGGAGATCAGATTACGTTGGCAATCGATATGAACAAAGT